In Oceanidesulfovibrio indonesiensis, a single window of DNA contains:
- a CDS encoding HEAT repeat domain-containing protein, translating to MAEARQCLERMEDRTFHVRYAAAMRLVGFGPGVIPLLLPVLRDGRDLGQLDAALDVLKQLGDPRALPEVASLLDSTSERIRHAALRALRWLADDPVVFTPALADLWWRIRREAVFALVELRRENTGALLEPLLRDIQPMVRAAAANALGILGQSRHVRALVELLDDPAANVREIALWSLKRIEGCAIRDCIQEMLCRPVNPRNVVLAARALSVAPSQTAVRAVISAAEHAGSRQKVEVVKSIAPYGNPEHLPFLESLLRNESEAVRKAAAWGIGVHTLRCATRRARN from the coding sequence ATGGCCGAAGCGAGACAATGTCTGGAACGGATGGAGGACCGCACTTTCCATGTCCGCTACGCGGCCGCCATGCGGCTGGTCGGGTTCGGCCCCGGCGTCATCCCGCTCCTGCTGCCTGTCCTCCGGGACGGGCGCGACCTCGGCCAGCTGGACGCCGCACTCGATGTACTGAAACAACTGGGCGATCCGCGAGCCCTGCCCGAGGTCGCCTCCTTGCTCGATTCGACCTCTGAGCGCATTCGCCATGCAGCATTGCGCGCCTTGCGCTGGCTGGCCGACGACCCCGTCGTTTTCACGCCGGCGCTGGCTGACCTCTGGTGGCGAATCCGACGCGAAGCCGTATTCGCGCTGGTCGAACTTCGCCGCGAAAACACCGGCGCCCTGCTTGAACCCTTGCTTCGCGACATCCAGCCCATGGTCCGTGCCGCTGCGGCGAACGCTCTCGGCATCCTTGGCCAAAGCCGCCATGTTCGAGCACTCGTCGAACTGCTTGACGATCCTGCAGCGAACGTCCGCGAGATTGCGTTGTGGTCGCTCAAACGAATAGAGGGATGCGCCATACGTGATTGCATTCAGGAGATGCTCTGCAGACCGGTGAACCCGCGCAACGTGGTGCTCGCAGCCAGGGCGTTGTCCGTCGCCCCGAGCCAGACGGCGGTACGGGCCGTCATCTCTGCGGCGGAGCATGCTGGCAGCCGGCAGAAAGTCGAGGTGGTGAAGTCCATCGCCCCGTACGGAAATCCAGAGCACCTGCCATTCCTTGAGTCCCTGCTCCGGAACGAATCGGAAGCCGTTCGAAAAGCCGCCGCGTGGGGGATTGGCGTCCACACGCTGCGTTGCGCAACCCGTCGAGCGCGCAACTAA
- a CDS encoding HD domain-containing protein produces the protein MKPPPCKSLGIPSLKHAADLLERSGADDGLWGHSVAVASVSVRIAAGLVDSGAILHMDAVAAGGLLHDIGKGFPGHAQAGARIMAEEGFPAIAEIIALHSDFVPAENAPISEAEVVFLADKLVRRSRCVSLESRFAEAATRFAKDPEAQAGVSRRRLQALRCRDRMAAVLRTAPEQLASAPSGHPLESQLAEILRGLGKSPRDSDACWPTHPSTAKL, from the coding sequence ATGAAGCCTCCGCCCTGCAAATCTCTTGGCATCCCTTCGCTGAAACACGCCGCGGATCTGCTCGAACGGTCGGGCGCTGACGACGGGCTGTGGGGCCATTCTGTAGCAGTGGCATCAGTCTCTGTTCGCATCGCTGCCGGCCTAGTGGACTCCGGCGCGATACTGCATATGGACGCCGTCGCAGCCGGCGGATTGCTCCACGACATCGGCAAAGGTTTTCCCGGCCATGCGCAAGCCGGCGCGCGGATTATGGCCGAGGAAGGGTTCCCGGCCATCGCCGAAATCATAGCCCTGCACTCCGATTTCGTCCCGGCAGAAAATGCTCCCATCTCCGAAGCCGAGGTAGTCTTCCTCGCAGACAAACTGGTGCGGCGGAGTCGCTGCGTATCTTTGGAATCGCGGTTTGCGGAGGCCGCGACGCGTTTCGCAAAAGATCCCGAAGCGCAGGCCGGCGTTTCCCGCCGCAGGCTCCAGGCCCTGCGCTGCCGCGACCGCATGGCTGCCGTTCTCCGCACGGCGCCGGAACAGCTTGCGAGCGCACCAAGCGGCCATCCACTTGAATCACAACTAGCTGAAATACTTCGTGGACTCGGAAAATCGCCTCGTGACTCCGATGCATGCTGGCCGACGCACCCTTCGACAGCGAAACTATAA